TTCGTTCGCTCGTGAGCATCTGCTTTCTCGTGCCATTCTCAATGCTGGGTTTCGTTCCTCAACCCAGCCTACCGCGCTATCGCCGCCAGTGTTAAGCGCCCCTCCTAACTTTGCGCCCAACAAGGCGCTGCACCGGAAAACCTTGTCGCCGCTGCGCGGCGCCAAGTTTTCCGGTGAGCTTGGGCGTTAGCGGTAATGGTATGGCGACTTGGAAAAAGGTGGTTTTTGGGCTGTTGACCGTAGCGATAGTCACGATTGGGGGTTGCGTCGCATTACTCGATCACTTGTTTGCTGACATGTGCGCAACAACCGTAATCGATCAAGTTGCATCGCCAAGCGGGAAATTCAAAGCGGTCGCATTTCAAATCGACTGTGGTTCTGCCAGTGATTTCAATAGCCAAGTGGCAATTGTTTCAGGGAATAAGGACGTTTCCGGAAAAGACGCACTACCCAAAAGTTTTTTCGCAGCTGACCGAGATCACGGCAGAGCCCCCGAAGGCAAGGAACATGGGCCAGAGGTTCGGTTGAATTGGTTGTCTGACAGCCGCTTGGAAATACAACATCATGAGCTTGCTCGCATCATACGGGCAGAAAACACTGCAAAAGGGGTAGCGGTTGATTACCGAACATTCCGCTAACAACCCGCTCCAGCCGACCGTCAAAAAGCTACGCTTTTTGCCGTCGACTGAGCTTTCACGTTAAGCGAACATTGGTGATGCGTTGAGTGTGGCTTAACAAAGGATTGTGGATATGCTTGAAAAATCGGCTATACATAGCGAAGCGCCGCTGCCGCCGCACAACGAAGTTGGTGCGGCGGCAGCGGCGCTTCGCTTTGGCGCGTTTCAAACAATCCACAATTCTTTGCTGCAGCCAGCGTGCATGCGCCAATGCCGCCTAACTTCTCGTTCGAGCGAACATTGCCCGCTACGCGGCCAATGTCGCTCAACTCGGAAACGTTGGGTGTCTCATTCATGAATATCGACCCTTTTCGCATTCCCACAGACATCGAGATTGCTGAAGCGGAGCGCAAACTGAATTTCAGCTTTCCACTGTCGTACATTGAATTCCTCAAGGGCGGCAGTAACGTCGCAAATGCAGTCTTCGAACCCGCCGTAATTTTGCCGGGCTGCGACTACTTGAACCTATTCGAAATAGCAGAAACAGCTTGGAATCATGATGGCGTGCCCAAAGATTGGCTGCCATTCATTGAAGACAACAGCGACTATTTCCTGATTTCACAAGCTGGCGAAGTGCGGTACTGGTCACACAACGGCACCACAAATGAAAAGTGGCCAACCTTTTCTTCATGGTTCCAGCAAGTCTGTGTGGAGCGGCGGTAGTGCAACCGACGCCCAACAATCCGGTCCAGCAGACCGTCA
The genomic region above belongs to Bacteroidota bacterium and contains:
- a CDS encoding SMI1/KNR4 family protein, whose translation is MNIDPFRIPTDIEIAEAERKLNFSFPLSYIEFLKGGSNVANAVFEPAVILPGCDYLNLFEIAETAWNHDGVPKDWLPFIEDNSDYFLISQAGEVRYWSHNGTTNEKWPTFSSWFQQVCVERR